A part of Vulpes lagopus strain Blue_001 chromosome 4, ASM1834538v1, whole genome shotgun sequence genomic DNA contains:
- the ANKRD34C gene encoding ankyrin repeat domain-containing protein 34C codes for MDDDTELRTDGNSLLKAVWLGRLRLTRLLLEGGAYINESNDKGETALMVACITKHVDQQSISKSKMVKYLLDQRADPNIQDKSGKTALIHACIRGAGGEVVSLLLENGADPSLEDRTGASALVYAINADDKDALKHLLDACKAKGKEVIIITTDKSSSGTKTTKQYLNVPPSPKVEDRQPPPLCMSPSDIELKAPGLGSPPSEREDDFFSLQTGHLSSCNTAKALNEPGSPTRKAGNPKRARLPQLKRLQSEPWGLIAPSVLAANTRQDETYGASADGEVIKSISDMSFPKRGPLSRTNSIDGKDPTLFPTVTEQVLKIPASQAPASWKAAYEKGQASHPRLARRGTLPIDQEKAGVSATGSPALKDSVSLKWLENDLHDLDLQAAAEQLSSVSLEPSKGPLDKKRLNGSHLALFHGSRESLDAAPSTSPSSARRRPPHLLERRGSGTLLLDRISHTRPGFLPPLNVNLNPPIPDIRSSGKPPSPLAGGLKSMVPVAPSSPKRVDLRSKKKLLRRHSMQVEQMKQLSDFEEIMT; via the coding sequence ATGGATGACGACACAGAGCTGAGGACTGATGGAAACTCGCTTCTAAAGGCTGTGTGGCTGGGGAGGCTCAGGCTGACCAGGCTCCTCCTGGAGGGGGGCGCTTATATCAACGAAAGCAATGACAAAGGGGAGACGGCTCTCATGGTGGCCTGCATCACCAAACACGTGGACCAGCAGAGCATCAGCAAGTCCAAGATGGTGAAGTACCTGCTGGACCAGAGGGCTGACCCCAACATCCAGGATAAGTCTGGCAAGACAGCTCTTATCCATGCCTGCATCAGGGGGGCTGGCGGAGAAGTGGTCTCCCTGCTCCTGGAGAACGGAGCTGATCCCAGCCTTGAGGACCGCACTGGGGCTTCAGCGCTGGTCTACGCCATAAATGCAGATGACAAAGACGCCCTGAAACACCTGCTCGACGCCTGCAAAGCCAAAGGGAAGGAGGTGATTATTATAACGACAGATAAATCATCATCAGGCACGAAAACCACCAAACAGTATCTCAATGTCCCTCCTTCACCCAAAGTGGAAGACCGACAGCCACCTCCACTGTGCATGTCGCCCTCGGATATTGAACTGAAAGCCCCGGGCCTGGGCTCTCCACCCAGTGAGAGGGAAGATGATTTCTTCAGCCTCCAAACAGGGCATCTGAGTAGTTGCAACACTGCCAAAGCTCTGAATGAGCCTGGGTCACCCACCAGGAAAGCAGGGAACCCCAAGAGGGCCCGCCTGCCCCAACTGAAGAGGCTCCAGTCTGAACCCTGGGGTCTGATTGCGCCGTCTGTGCTGGCTGCCAACACACGTCAGGATGAGACCTACGGTGCTAGCGCAGATGGTGAGGTCATCAAGAGCATTAGTGATATGTCCTTCCCCAAAAGGGGGCCGCTCTCCAGAACCAACAGTATCGATGGCAAAGACCCCACCCTCTTTCCCACAGTCACAGAGCAGGTTCTCAAGATCCCAGCCTCCCAGGCACCAGCATCCTGGAAGGCAGCCTATGAGAAGGGCCAGGCTTCCCACCCTCGCCTGGCCCGAAGAGGAACTCTCCCCATCGACCAGGAGAAGGCTGGTGTCAGTGCCACAGGGTCCCCCGCTCTCAAAGATTCAGTGTCCCTCAAATGGCTAGAGAATGACCTGCATGACTTAGATTTACAGGCAGCAGCGGAGCAGCTCAGCTCTGTGTCCCTAGAGCCAAGCAAAGGGCCCTTGGACAAGAAGAGGCTCAACGGCTCCCACCTGGCCCTCTTCCATGGCTCAAGGGAGTCCCTGGATGCTGCACCCAGCACGTCCCCCAGCTCAGCACGCCGCAGGCCACCGCATCTTCTGGAGAGGCGAGGTTCTGGAACTCTGCTGCTGGATCGAATTTCGCACACCAGGCCCGGCTTCCTCCCGCCTTTAAATGTAAATCTGAACCCACCCATCCCAGATATCAGATCTAGCGGCAAACCTCCTTCTCCACTTGCTGGCGGCTTAAAATCCATGGTTCCCGTTGCGCCAAGTTCACCAAAGAGAGTTGACTTGAGAAGTAAAAAGAAGCTCCTCAGGCGGCACTCTATGCAAGTGGAGCAGATGAAGCAGCTATCTGACTTTGAAGAAATCATGACCTAG